From Rhinolophus sinicus isolate RSC01 linkage group LG15, ASM3656204v1, whole genome shotgun sequence, the proteins below share one genomic window:
- the CASKIN2 gene encoding caskin-2 has translation MGREQDLILAVKNGDVTGVQKLVAKVKAAKTKLLGSTKRLNVNYQDADGFSALHHAALGGSLELIALLLEAQATVDIKDSNGMRPLHYAAWQGRLEPVRLLLRASAAVNAASLDGQIPLHLAAQYGHYDVSEMLLQHQSNPCLVNKAKKTPLDLACEFGRLKVAQLLLNSHLCVALLEGEAKDPCDPNYTTPLHLAAKNGHREVIRQLLRAGIEINRQTKTGTALHEAALYGKTEVVRLLLEGGVDVNIRNTYNQTALDIVNQFTTSQASREIKQLLREASGILKVRALKDFWNLHDPTALNVRAGDVITVLEQHPDGRWKGHIHESQRGTDRVGYFPPGIVEVVSKRVGILAPRLPSAPMPLRPGFSRTPQNPADDSLHPLSYGQLPRVGLSPDSPAGDRNSVGSEGSVGSIRSAGSGQSSEGTNGHSTGLLIENAQPLTSAGEDQVLPGLHPPSLADNLSHRPLANYRSGEQLFTQDVRPEQLLEGKDAQAIHNWLSEFQLEGYTAHFLQAGYDVPTISRMTPEDLTAIGVTKPGHRKKIASEIAQLSIAEWLPNYIPADLLEWLCALGLPQYHKQLVSSGYDSMGLVADLTWEELQEIGVNKLGHQKKLMLGVKRLAELRRGLLQGETSGEGGHRLARGPELMAIEGLENGDGPAAAGPRLLTFQGSELSPELQAAMAGDGPEPLPLPPARSPSQESIGARSRGSGHSQEQPAPQPSGGDPSTPQERNLPEGTERPPKLGAPQGPPPYVFMYPQGSPSSPAPGPPPGTPRAFSYLAGPPVTPPDPPRPKRRSHSLSRPGPAEGETEGEADGPVGSALGSYATLTRRPGRSALARTSPSQTPARGAPRSQSFALRARRKGPPPPPPKRLSSVSGPTPEPPPLDGSPGPKEGAPGPRRRTLSEPAGPSEPPGPPAPAGPSSDTEEEEPGPEGTPPSRGSSGEGLPFAEEGNLTIKQRPKPAGPPPREIPVPAGLDFNLTESDTVKRRPKCREREPLQTALLAFGVASAVSSPSVALPSQTPSESLSASPSPPRPDPSSLPTQGASARLSPSPPTQPSVSLCPGPALENLAGSRQPGEPEPPAPPAALIKVPGAGTVPKPVSVACTQLAFSGPKLAPRLGPRPVPPPRPESTGATGSGRAQQRLEQTSSSLAAALRAAEKSIGTEEREGPPSTSTKHILDDISTMFDALADQLDAMLD, from the exons ATGGGTCGTGAACAGGACCTGATCCTCGCCGTCAAGAACGGAGATGTGACTGGTGTGCAGAAACTGGTTGCTAAAGTCAAGGCTGCAAAGACAA AGCTCCTCGGCTCCACGAAGAGACTGAATGTCAACTACCAAGATGCTGATGG ATTCTCCGCTCTCCACCATGCTGCCTTGGGGGGCAGCCTGGAGCTCATAGCCTTGCTGCTGGAGGCTCAGGCCACTGTGGACATCAAGGACAGCAATG GTATGCGCCCGCTGCACTACGCAGCCTGGCAGGGCCGGCTGGAGCCTGTGCGACTGCTGCTGCGGGCCTCTGCGGCCGTCAACGCCGCCTCGCTGGACGGGCAGATCCCGCTGCACCTGGCTGCCCAGTACGGACACTATGACGTG tCAGAAATGCTCCTCCAGCATCAGTCCAACCCATGCCTGGTCAACAAGGCCAAGAAGACGCCCTTGGACCTGGCCTGCGAATTTGGGCGGCTCAAG GTGGCCCAGCTGCTACTGAACAGCCATTTATGTGTGGCACTGCTGGAGGGTGAGGCCAAAGACCCGTGTGACCCCAACTACACCACACCCTTGCACTTGGCTGCCAAGAATGGCCACAGAGAGGTCATCAG GCAGCTTTTGAGAGCCGGGATAGAGATCAACCGGCAGACCAAGACGGGCACGGCGCTCCACGAGGCCGCGCTGTACGGCAAGACCGAGGTGGTGCGGCTGCTCCTGGAG GGCGGGGTAGACGTGAACATCCGGAACACCTATAACCAGACGGCTCTGGACATCGTGAATCAGTTCACCACCTCCCAGGCCAGCCGGGAAATCAAGCAGCTATTGcggg AGGCCTCAGGGATCCTGAAGGTTCGAGCACTCAAGGATTTCTGGAACCTCCATGATCCCACTGCCCTCAATGTCCGGGCAGGGGACGTCATCACG GTGCTTGAGCAGCATCCCGATGGCCGCTGGAAGGGCCACATCCACGAGAGCCAGAGGGGCACAGACCGCGTGGGCTATTTCCCCCCGGGCATCGTCGAAGTGGTCAGCAAGCGGGTGGGCATCCTGGCACCCCGACTCCCCTCTGCGCCCATGCCCCTGCGCCCAGGCTTCTCCCGCACCCCGCAGAATCCTGCTGATGACTCCCTGCACCCTCTCAGCTATGGCCAACTCCCTCGCGTGGGCCTCAGCCCAGACAGCCCAG CAGGTGACAGGAATAGCGTGGGCAGTGAGGGCAGCGTGGGCAGCATCCGCAGTGCTGGCAGCGGGCAGAGTTCCGAGGGCACCAACGGCCACAGCACTGGCCTCCTCATTGAGAACGCCCAG CCGCTCACCTCTGCTGGAGAGGACCAGGTGCTACCAGGACTGCACCCCCCGTCCCTGGCAG ACAACCTGAGCCACCGCCCTCTGGCCAACTACCGCTCTGGGGAACAGCTCTTCACCCAGGATGTGAGGCCGGAGCAGCTGCTGGAGGGGAAG GATGCTCAGGCCATTCATAACTGGCTGAGTGAGTTCCAGCTGGAGGGCTACACTGCCCACTTCCTGCAGGCCGGCTACGACGTGCCAACCATCAGCCGTATGACACCTGAG GACCTGACAGCCATTGGTGTGACCAAGCCTGGGCACAGGAAGAAGATCGCCTCAGAGATTGCCCAGCTCAGCATTGCTGAGTGGCTGCCCAACTACATCCCG GCGGACTTGCTGGAGTGGCTGTGCGCACTGGGACTGCCACAGTACCACAAGCAGCTGGTGAGCAGTGGCTACGACTCCATGGGGCTGGTGGCCGACCTCACCTGGGAGGAGCTGCAGGAGATTGGCGTCAATAAGCTAG GTCATCAGAAGAAGCTTATGCTGGGGGTAAAGCGGCTGGCCGAGCTTCGGCGGGGCCTACTGCAGGGGGAGACCTCAGGCGAGGGTGGCCACCGGCTGGCCAGGGGCCCAGAGCTGATGGCCATCGAGGGGCTGGAGAATGGAGATGGTCCTGCTGCAGCTGGCCCACGCCTCCTCACCTTTCAGGGCAGCGAGCTGAGCCCAGAGCTGCAAGCAGCCATGGCCGGGGATGGCCCTGAGCCactccctctgccccctgcccGCTCCCCCAGCCAGGAGAGCATTGGAGCACGCTCACGAGGGTCTGGTCACTCACAGGAACAGCCTGCCCCCCAACCCAGTGGTGGGGACCCCAGCACCCCACAGGAGAGGAACCTTCCAGAGGGCACAGAGCGGCCCCCTAAGCTTGGTGCCCCCCAAGGGCCTCCCCCTTATGTTTTTATGTACCCCCAGGGCTCTCCCTCCAGCCCAGCGCCAGGACCACCTCCAGGTACACCCCGGGCCTTCTCCTACTTGGCTGGCCCCCCTGTCACTCCCCCAGACCCACCTCGGCCCAAGCGCCGGTCCCACAGCCTGAGCCGCCCTGGCCCAGCTGAGGGGGAAACAGAAGGGGAGGCCGACGGGCCAGTGGGCAGTGCCTTGGGCAGTTATGCCACTCTCACTCGGCGACCAGGACGCAGCGCTCTAGCACGGACCAGCCCTAGCCAGACCCCAGCTCGAGGGGCTCCCCGCAGCCAGTCCTTTGCCCTCCGGGCCCGACGCAaaggccccccaccccctccccccaagcgCCTCAGCTCTGTCTCTGGTCCCACCCCAGAGCCACCGCCACTAGATGGAAGCCCAGGGCCCAAGGAGGGGGCCCCAGGGCCCCGAAGGCGAACACTGAGTGAACCAGCTGGCCCATCGGAGCCCCCTGGCCCGCCTGCCCCAGCCGGCCCCTCATCAGACACggaggaggaggagcctgggCCGGAGGGGACACCCCCATCTCGGGGCAGCTCAGGGGAAGGGCTCCCATTTGCAGAGGAGGGGAACCTAACTATCAAACAGCGGCCGAAGCCAGCCGGCCCCCCACCCCGGGAGATACCAGTGCCCGCTGGCCTGGACTTCAACCTAACAGAGTCAGACACTGTTAAGCGGAGGCCCAAATGCCGGGAGAGAGAGCCGCTGCAGACTGCACTTCTGGCCTTTGGAGTGGCCAGTGCTGTGTCCAGCCCCTCTGTCGCCCTGCCTTCCCAGACCCCCAGCGAATCCTTGTCAGCTTCTCCTAGCCCTCCTCGGCCTGACCCCAGCAGCCTTCCAACTCAAGGAGCTTCAGCCCGTCTTtctcccagccccccaacccAGCCCTCTGTGTCCCTCTGCCCTGGGCCAGCTCTGGAAAACCTGGCGGGCAGTCGGCAGCCTGGGGAGCCGGAGCCCCCAGCTCCCCCTGCTGCCCTCATCAAGGTGCCTGGAGCAG GAACAGTTCCCAAGCCTGTATCTGTGGCCTGCACCCAGCTGGCATTTTCTGGCCCTAAGCTGGCTCCCCGGCTCGGCCCTCGCCCAGTACCCCCTCCAAGGCCAGAGAGCACTGGGGCCACGGGCTCAGGCCGAGCCCAGCAGAGACTGGAGCAGACCAGCTCATCCCTGGCAGCTGCACTGCGGGCAGCAGAGAAGAGCATTGGCACTGAGGAGCGAGAGGG CCCCCCCAGCACCTCCACCAAGCACATTCTGGATGACATTAGCACCATGTTCGATGCCTTGGCTGACCAGCTGGACGCCATGCTGGATTGA
- the TMEM94 gene encoding transmembrane protein 94 isoform X3 gives MDLKEKRAGEPPLALGLSTQKALSTLKQQLEAVLEEHLKEQKKRLTWKELWRSSFLHHGNRYSCFHWPGASLMLLAVLLLLGGYGGQPAGSHGVELVNASALFLLLLLNLILIGRQDRLKRREVERRLRGIIDQIQDALRDGKEIKWPNAIYPDLHMPFAPSWSLHWAYRDGHLVNLPVSLLVEGDIIALRPGQESFASLRGIKDDEHIVLEPGDLFPPFSPPPSPRGEVKKGPQNPQQHRLFRVLETPVIDNVRWCLDMALSRPVTALDNERFTVQSVMLHYAMPVVLASFLITNALRFMLNAPGVTSWQYTLLQLQVNGVLPILPLLFPVLWVLATACGEARVLAQMSKASPSSLLAKFSEDTLSSYTEAVSTQEMLRCIWGHFVRVIQGTSPTLSHSSSLLHSLGSVTVLCCVDKQGILSWPNPSPETVLFFSGKVEPPHSSHEDLTDDLSTRSFCHPEPHERDALLAGSLNTTLHLSNEQERADWSGNGPKPPEPYCHHRAHGRSKHPSGSNVSFSRDTEGGEQEPSKSGLDGEPCEPEDFVCDYHLEMLSLSQDQQNPSCIQFDDSNWQLHLTSLKPLGLNVLLNLCNASVTERLCRFSDHLCNIALQESHSAVLPVHVPWGLCELARLIGFTPGAKELYKQENHLALYRLPSAETMKESSLGRLSCVTKRRPPLSHMISLFIKDTTTSTEQMLSHGTADVVLEACTDFWDGADIYPLSGSDRKKVLDFYQRACLSGYCSAFAYKPMSCSLSSQLNGKCIELVQAPGQSSIFTVCELPSTIPIKLSSRRNSWSSDEGIGEVLEKEDSMQALSGQIFMGMVSSQYQARLDIVRLIDGLVNACIRFVYFSLEDELKSKVFAEKMGLETGWNCHISLTPNGDMPGSEIPPSSPSHTGSLHDELNQVSRDDAEGLLLMEEEGHSDLISFQPTDSDLPSFLEDCNRAKLPRGIHQVRPHLQHIDNVPLLVPLFTDCTPETMCEMIKIMQEYGEVTCCLGSSANLRNSCLFLQSDISIALDPLYPSRCSWETFGYATSTSMAQAADGLSPLQLSGQLNSLPCSLTFRQEETISIIRLIEQARHATYGIRKCFLFLLQCQLTLVVIQFLSCLVQLPPLLSTTDILWLSCFCYPLLSISLLGKPPHSSIMSMATGKNLLSIPKKTQHYFLLCFLLKFSLTISSCLICFGFTLQSFCDSSRARNLTNCSSIMLPSHADTAPAWFGDFANGLLTAQKLAAALIVLHTVFISITHVHRTKPLWRKSPLTNVWWSVTVPVVLLGQVVQTAVDLQLWTHRASHVLFGLEDVPLLTWLLGCLSLVLVVVTNEVVKLHEIRVRVRYQKRQKLQFETKLGMNSPF, from the exons ATGCCCTCAGGGATGGCAAGGAGATCAAGTGGCCCAATGCCATCTATCCCGACCTCCACATGCCCTTTGCGCCGTCCTGGTCTCTGCACTGGGCCTACAGAGATGGACATCTGGTCAACCTGCCAGTGAGCCTGTTGGTAGAAGGAGACATCATAGCTCTGAGGCCCGGCCAGGAATCGTTCGCCTCCTTGAGGGGGATCAAG GATGATGAGCACATCGTTTTGGAGCCAGGAGACCtgtttccccctttctctccacCCCCGTCCCCCCGGGGAGAAGTGAAGAAAGGGCCACAGAACCCCCAGCAGCACCGGCTCTTCCGTGTCCTTGAGACTCCTGTGATTGACAACGTCCG ATGGTGCCTGGACATGGCCCTGTCCCGGCCCGTCACTGCTCTGGACAACGAGAGGTTCACGGTGCAGTCTGTGATGCTGCACTACGCCATGCCCGTGGTCCTG GCCAGCTTTCTCATCACCAACGCCCTGCGCTTCATGCTGAATGCCCCCGGGGTCACGTCTTGGCAGTACACCCTCCTCCAGCTACAG GTCAATGGCGTCCTGCCCATCCTCCCCCTGCTCTTTCCAGTCCTCTGGGTTCTGGCGACCGCCTGTGGAGAAGCCCGAGTCCTGGCGCAGATGAGCAAGGCCTCCCCTAGCTCCCTG CTGGCCAAGTTCTCGGAGGATACTCTCAGCAGCTATACAGAAGCCGTCTCTACCCAG GAAATGCTACGCTGCATTTGGGGCCACTTTGTGCGGGTGATCCAGGGGACGTCGCCAACTCTGAGCCACAGCTCCAGCCTGCTGCACAGCTTGGGCTCTGTCACG GTCCTGTGCTGTGTGGACAAACAGGGGATCCTGTCATGGCCAAACCCCAGCCCAGAGACCGTGCTGTTCTTCAGCGGGAAGGTGGAGCCCCCGCACAGCAGCCACGAGGACCTAACGGATGACCTGTCCACCCGCTCCTTCTGCCACCCTGAG CCCCATGAACGAGACGCCCTCCTGGCCGGCTCCCTGAACACCACCCTGCACCTTTCCAATGAGCAGGAGCGTGCCGACTGGTCTGGCAATGGTCCCAAGCCCCCTGAGCCCTACTGTCACCACAGAGCGCATGGCCGCAGCAAACACCCGTCCGGCTCCAACGTGAGCTTCAGCAGGGACACAGAGGGCGGTGAACAAGAGCCCAGCAAG TCTGGGCTGGATGGGGAGCCCTGCGAACCCGAGGACTTTGTGTGTGACTACCACTTGGAGATGCTGAGCCTGTCGCAGGACCAGCAGAACCCCTCCTGCATCCAGTTTGATGACTCCAACTGGCAGCTCCACCTCACGTCCCTCAAGCCCCTGGGCCTCAACGTGCTGCTGAACCTGTGTAATGCCAGCGTCACCGAGCGGCTGTGCCGGTTCTCGGACCACCTGTGCAACATCGCGCTGCAGGAGAGCCACAGCGCCGTGCTGCCCGTCCACGTGCCCTGGGGCCTCTGCGAGCTCGCCCGCCTCATCG GCTTCACTCCGGGGGCCAAGGAGCTGTACAAGCAGGAGAACCACCTGGCGCTCTACCGTCTGCCCAGCGCCGAGACCATGAAGGAGAGCTCCCTGGGGAGGCTCTCCTGTGTCACCAAGCGGCGCCCCCCACTCAGCCACATGATCAGCCTCTTCATCAAGGACACCACTACCA GCACAGAACAGATGCTGTCCCATGGCACAGCTGACGTGGTCCTGGAGGCCTGCACAGACTTCTGGGATGGAGCTGACATCTACCCTCTCTCGGGTTCCGACAG AAAGAAAGTGCTGGATTTCTACCAGCGAGCTTGCCTGTCTGGTTACTGCTCCGCCTTTGCCTACAAGCCCATGAGCTGCTCCCTGTCCTCTCAGCTCAATGGCAAGTGCATCGAGCTGGTGCAGGCGCCTGGCCAGAGCAGCATCTTCACTGTGTGCGAGCTGCCCAGCACCATCCCCATCAAGTTGAGCAGCCGCCGGAACAGCTGGAGCTCTGATG AAGGGATCGGGGAGGTGCTGGAGAAGGAAGACAGCATGCAGGCCCTGAGCGGCCAGATCTTCATGGGCATGGTGTCCTCCCAGTACCAGGCCCGGCTCGACATCGTGCGCCTCATCGACGGGCTGGTCAACGCCTGCATCCGCTTTGTCTACTTCTCTCTGGAGGATGAGCTCAAAAGCAAG GTGTTTGCAGAAAAGATGGGCCTGGAGACAGGCTGGAACTGCCACATCTCCCTCACGCCCAATGGCGACATGCCTGGCTCTGAGATccccccctccagccccagccacactggctccCTGCACGATGAGCTGAATCAAG TGTCTCGAGATGATGCAGAAGGGCTCCTGCTGATGGAGGAGGAGGGTCACTCGGATCTCATTAGCTTCCAGCCCACAGACAGTGACCTCCCCAGCTTCCTGGAGGACTGCAACCGG GCCAAGCTGCCCCGGGGTATCCACCAGGTACGGCCCCACCTGCAGCATATCGACAACGTGCCCCTGCTAGTGCCCCTCTTCACTGACTGTACCCCCGAGA CCATGTGTGAGATGATCAAGATCATGCAGGAGTATGGAGAGGTGACCTGCTGCCTGGGCAGCTCCGCCAACCTACGGAACAGCTGCCTTTTCCTCCAGAGTGACATCAG CATTGCCCTGGACCCCCTGTACCCTTCCCGCTGCTCCTGGGAGACCTTTGGCTACGCCACCAGCACCAGCATGGCCCAGGCCGCGGACGGCCTTTCTCCCCTGCAGCTCTCGGGGCAGCTCAACAGCCTGCCCTGCTCCCTGACCTTTCGCCAGGAGGAGACCATCAGCATCATCCGGCTCATTGAGCAG GCTCGGCATGCCACCTATGGCATTCGCAAGtgcttcctcttcctgctgcAGTGTCAGTTGACTCTTGTGGTCATCCAG TTCCTCTCTTGCCTAGTCCAGCTGCCACCACTGCTCAGTACCACTGACATCCTATGGCTCTCCTGCTTTTGCTATCCTCTGCTCAG CATCTCTCTGCTGGGGAAGCCCCCCCATAGCTCCATTATGTCTATGGCCACAGGGAAAAACCTTCTGTCCATTCCTAAGAAG ACCCAGCACTACTTCCTGCTCTGCTTCTTGCTCAAGTTCAGCCTCACCATCAGCTCGTGCCTCATCTGCTTTGGCTTTACACTGCAGAGTTTCTGCGACAGTTCCCGGGCCCGAAACCTCACCAACTGCTCCTCCATCATGCTGCCAAG CCACGCCGACACGGCTCCAGCCTGGTTTGGTGACTTTGCCAACGGGCTGCTGACAGCTCAGAAGCTCGCTGCCGCCCTGATCGTTCTGCACACTG TCTTCATTTCTATCACCCACGTGCACCGCACCAAGCCCCTGTGGAGAAAGAGCCCCTTGACGAACGTCTGGTGGTCCGTGACGGTGCCTGTGGT GCTGCTGGGGCAGGTGGTGCAGACAGCAGTGGACCTGCAGCTATGGACGCACAGGGCCAGCCACGTCCTCTTTGGCCTGGAGGACGTGCCTCTGCTGACGTGGCTCCTTGGCTGCCTGTCCCTGGTCCTTGTGGTGGTCACCAATGAGGTCGTGAAGCTGCACGAGATTCG GGTCCGGGTCCGCTACCAGAAGCGACAGAAGCTGCAGTTTGAAACTAAGCTGGGCATGAACTCTCCCTTCTGA
- the TMEM94 gene encoding transmembrane protein 94 isoform X2, with the protein MDLKEKRAGEPPLALGLSTQKALSTLKQQLEAVLEEHLKEQKKRLTWKELWRSSFLHHGNRYSCFHWPGASLMLLAVLLLLGGYGGQPAGSHGVELVNASALFLLLLLNLILIGRQDRLKRREVERRLRGIIDQIQDALRDGKEIKWPNAIYPDLHMPFAPSWSLHWAYRDGHLVNLPVSLLVEGDIIALRPGQESFASLRGIKDDEHIVLEPGDLFPPFSPPPSPRGEVKKGPQNPQQHRLFRVLETPVIDNVRWCLDMALSRPVTALDNERFTVQSVMLHYAMPVVLASFLITNALRFMLNAPGVTSWQYTLLQLQVNGVLPILPLLFPVLWVLATACGEARVLAQMSKASPSSLLAKFSEDTLSSYTEAVSTQEMLRCIWGHFVRVIQGTSPTLSHSSSLLHSLGSVTVLCCVDKQGILSWPNPSPETVLFFSGKVEPPHSSHEDLTDDLSTRSFCHPEVEEEPHERDALLAGSLNTTLHLSNEQERADWSGNGPKPPEPYCHHRAHGRSKHPSGSNVSFSRDTEGGEQEPSKSGLDGEPCEPEDFVCDYHLEMLSLSQDQQNPSCIQFDDSNWQLHLTSLKPLGLNVLLNLCNASVTERLCRFSDHLCNIALQESHSAVLPVHVPWGLCELARLIGFTPGAKELYKQENHLALYRLPSAETMKESSLGRLSCVTKRRPPLSHMISLFIKDTTTSTEQMLSHGTADVVLEACTDFWDGADIYPLSGSDRKKVLDFYQRACLSGYCSAFAYKPMSCSLSSQLNGKCIELVQAPGQSSIFTVCELPSTIPIKLSSRRNSWSSDEGIGEVLEKEDSMQALSGQIFMGMVSSQYQARLDIVRLIDGLVNACIRFVYFSLEDELKSKVFAEKMGLETGWNCHISLTPNGDMPGSEIPPSSPSHTGSLHDELNQVSRDDAEGLLLMEEEGHSDLISFQPTDSDLPSFLEDCNRAKLPRGIHQVRPHLQHIDNVPLLVPLFTDCTPETMCEMIKIMQEYGEVTCCLGSSANLRNSCLFLQSDISIALDPLYPSRCSWETFGYATSTSMAQAADGLSPLQLSGQLNSLPCSLTFRQEETISIIRLIEQARHATYGIRKCFLFLLQCQLTLVVIQFLSCLVQLPPLLSTTDILWLSCFCYPLLSISLLGKPPHSSIMSMATGKNLLSIPKKTQHYFLLCFLLKFSLTISSCLICFGFTLQSFCDSSRARNLTNCSSIMLPSHADTAPAWFGDFANGLLTAQKLAAALIVLHTVFISITHVHRTKPLWRKSPLTNVWWSVTVPVVLLGQVVQTAVDLQLWTHRASHVLFGLEDVPLLTWLLGCLSLVLVVVTNEVVKLHEIRVRVRYQKRQKLQFETKLGMNSPF; encoded by the exons ATGCCCTCAGGGATGGCAAGGAGATCAAGTGGCCCAATGCCATCTATCCCGACCTCCACATGCCCTTTGCGCCGTCCTGGTCTCTGCACTGGGCCTACAGAGATGGACATCTGGTCAACCTGCCAGTGAGCCTGTTGGTAGAAGGAGACATCATAGCTCTGAGGCCCGGCCAGGAATCGTTCGCCTCCTTGAGGGGGATCAAG GATGATGAGCACATCGTTTTGGAGCCAGGAGACCtgtttccccctttctctccacCCCCGTCCCCCCGGGGAGAAGTGAAGAAAGGGCCACAGAACCCCCAGCAGCACCGGCTCTTCCGTGTCCTTGAGACTCCTGTGATTGACAACGTCCG ATGGTGCCTGGACATGGCCCTGTCCCGGCCCGTCACTGCTCTGGACAACGAGAGGTTCACGGTGCAGTCTGTGATGCTGCACTACGCCATGCCCGTGGTCCTG GCCAGCTTTCTCATCACCAACGCCCTGCGCTTCATGCTGAATGCCCCCGGGGTCACGTCTTGGCAGTACACCCTCCTCCAGCTACAG GTCAATGGCGTCCTGCCCATCCTCCCCCTGCTCTTTCCAGTCCTCTGGGTTCTGGCGACCGCCTGTGGAGAAGCCCGAGTCCTGGCGCAGATGAGCAAGGCCTCCCCTAGCTCCCTG CTGGCCAAGTTCTCGGAGGATACTCTCAGCAGCTATACAGAAGCCGTCTCTACCCAG GAAATGCTACGCTGCATTTGGGGCCACTTTGTGCGGGTGATCCAGGGGACGTCGCCAACTCTGAGCCACAGCTCCAGCCTGCTGCACAGCTTGGGCTCTGTCACG GTCCTGTGCTGTGTGGACAAACAGGGGATCCTGTCATGGCCAAACCCCAGCCCAGAGACCGTGCTGTTCTTCAGCGGGAAGGTGGAGCCCCCGCACAGCAGCCACGAGGACCTAACGGATGACCTGTCCACCCGCTCCTTCTGCCACCCTGAGGTAGAGGAGGAG CCCCATGAACGAGACGCCCTCCTGGCCGGCTCCCTGAACACCACCCTGCACCTTTCCAATGAGCAGGAGCGTGCCGACTGGTCTGGCAATGGTCCCAAGCCCCCTGAGCCCTACTGTCACCACAGAGCGCATGGCCGCAGCAAACACCCGTCCGGCTCCAACGTGAGCTTCAGCAGGGACACAGAGGGCGGTGAACAAGAGCCCAGCAAG TCTGGGCTGGATGGGGAGCCCTGCGAACCCGAGGACTTTGTGTGTGACTACCACTTGGAGATGCTGAGCCTGTCGCAGGACCAGCAGAACCCCTCCTGCATCCAGTTTGATGACTCCAACTGGCAGCTCCACCTCACGTCCCTCAAGCCCCTGGGCCTCAACGTGCTGCTGAACCTGTGTAATGCCAGCGTCACCGAGCGGCTGTGCCGGTTCTCGGACCACCTGTGCAACATCGCGCTGCAGGAGAGCCACAGCGCCGTGCTGCCCGTCCACGTGCCCTGGGGCCTCTGCGAGCTCGCCCGCCTCATCG GCTTCACTCCGGGGGCCAAGGAGCTGTACAAGCAGGAGAACCACCTGGCGCTCTACCGTCTGCCCAGCGCCGAGACCATGAAGGAGAGCTCCCTGGGGAGGCTCTCCTGTGTCACCAAGCGGCGCCCCCCACTCAGCCACATGATCAGCCTCTTCATCAAGGACACCACTACCA GCACAGAACAGATGCTGTCCCATGGCACAGCTGACGTGGTCCTGGAGGCCTGCACAGACTTCTGGGATGGAGCTGACATCTACCCTCTCTCGGGTTCCGACAG AAAGAAAGTGCTGGATTTCTACCAGCGAGCTTGCCTGTCTGGTTACTGCTCCGCCTTTGCCTACAAGCCCATGAGCTGCTCCCTGTCCTCTCAGCTCAATGGCAAGTGCATCGAGCTGGTGCAGGCGCCTGGCCAGAGCAGCATCTTCACTGTGTGCGAGCTGCCCAGCACCATCCCCATCAAGTTGAGCAGCCGCCGGAACAGCTGGAGCTCTGATG AAGGGATCGGGGAGGTGCTGGAGAAGGAAGACAGCATGCAGGCCCTGAGCGGCCAGATCTTCATGGGCATGGTGTCCTCCCAGTACCAGGCCCGGCTCGACATCGTGCGCCTCATCGACGGGCTGGTCAACGCCTGCATCCGCTTTGTCTACTTCTCTCTGGAGGATGAGCTCAAAAGCAAG GTGTTTGCAGAAAAGATGGGCCTGGAGACAGGCTGGAACTGCCACATCTCCCTCACGCCCAATGGCGACATGCCTGGCTCTGAGATccccccctccagccccagccacactggctccCTGCACGATGAGCTGAATCAAG TGTCTCGAGATGATGCAGAAGGGCTCCTGCTGATGGAGGAGGAGGGTCACTCGGATCTCATTAGCTTCCAGCCCACAGACAGTGACCTCCCCAGCTTCCTGGAGGACTGCAACCGG GCCAAGCTGCCCCGGGGTATCCACCAGGTACGGCCCCACCTGCAGCATATCGACAACGTGCCCCTGCTAGTGCCCCTCTTCACTGACTGTACCCCCGAGA CCATGTGTGAGATGATCAAGATCATGCAGGAGTATGGAGAGGTGACCTGCTGCCTGGGCAGCTCCGCCAACCTACGGAACAGCTGCCTTTTCCTCCAGAGTGACATCAG CATTGCCCTGGACCCCCTGTACCCTTCCCGCTGCTCCTGGGAGACCTTTGGCTACGCCACCAGCACCAGCATGGCCCAGGCCGCGGACGGCCTTTCTCCCCTGCAGCTCTCGGGGCAGCTCAACAGCCTGCCCTGCTCCCTGACCTTTCGCCAGGAGGAGACCATCAGCATCATCCGGCTCATTGAGCAG GCTCGGCATGCCACCTATGGCATTCGCAAGtgcttcctcttcctgctgcAGTGTCAGTTGACTCTTGTGGTCATCCAG TTCCTCTCTTGCCTAGTCCAGCTGCCACCACTGCTCAGTACCACTGACATCCTATGGCTCTCCTGCTTTTGCTATCCTCTGCTCAG CATCTCTCTGCTGGGGAAGCCCCCCCATAGCTCCATTATGTCTATGGCCACAGGGAAAAACCTTCTGTCCATTCCTAAGAAG ACCCAGCACTACTTCCTGCTCTGCTTCTTGCTCAAGTTCAGCCTCACCATCAGCTCGTGCCTCATCTGCTTTGGCTTTACACTGCAGAGTTTCTGCGACAGTTCCCGGGCCCGAAACCTCACCAACTGCTCCTCCATCATGCTGCCAAG CCACGCCGACACGGCTCCAGCCTGGTTTGGTGACTTTGCCAACGGGCTGCTGACAGCTCAGAAGCTCGCTGCCGCCCTGATCGTTCTGCACACTG TCTTCATTTCTATCACCCACGTGCACCGCACCAAGCCCCTGTGGAGAAAGAGCCCCTTGACGAACGTCTGGTGGTCCGTGACGGTGCCTGTGGT GCTGCTGGGGCAGGTGGTGCAGACAGCAGTGGACCTGCAGCTATGGACGCACAGGGCCAGCCACGTCCTCTTTGGCCTGGAGGACGTGCCTCTGCTGACGTGGCTCCTTGGCTGCCTGTCCCTGGTCCTTGTGGTGGTCACCAATGAGGTCGTGAAGCTGCACGAGATTCG GGTCCGGGTCCGCTACCAGAAGCGACAGAAGCTGCAGTTTGAAACTAAGCTGGGCATGAACTCTCCCTTCTGA